A window from Sebastes fasciatus isolate fSebFas1 chromosome 22, fSebFas1.pri, whole genome shotgun sequence encodes these proteins:
- the LOC141760836 gene encoding transmembrane protein 184C-like gives MPFSCAEWRRWIRPLVLVLYALLLVAVLPLCIWELQKDKVGTHSKAWFIAGIFVFLTIPISLWGILQHIVHYTQPELQRPIIRILWMVPIYSLDSWLALRYPSLAIYVDTCRECYEAYVIYNFLVFLLSFLSNQYPSLVLMLEVQQQQPHLPPLCCCPPWAMGEVLLFRCKLGVLQYTVVRPVTTVIALICQLCGVYDEANFSFRNAWSYLVIINNISQLFAMYCLVLLYRALKEELTPIRPVGKFLCVKLVVFVSFWQAVFIAFLVKVGVISDKHTWDWDSVEAVATGLQDFIICIEMFLAAIAHHYTFTYKPYVQEAEEGSCFDSFLAMWDFSDIRADVTEQVRHAGRTFLGRPNKMYFGSVARPEHTEHTGLLTASPPDTAAVAATSMPSSPSSSGRYQGLGHTLTPHSISAPAGFTSSSWDDDSNDSPPRAGDITAST, from the exons ATGCCGTTTTCCTGTGCAGAGTGGAGGAGGTGGATCCGCccgctggttctggttctgtacGCTCTGCTGCTGGTGGCCGTGCTGCCGCTCTGCATCTGGGAGCTGCAGAAAGACAAA GTTGGGACTCACAGTAAAGCCTGGTTCATAGCCGGCATCTTCGTCTTTCTGACCATCCCGATTTCACTGTGGGGGATCCTGCAGCACATCGTGCACTACACCCAGCCGGAGCTGCAGAGGCCCATTATCAg AATACTATGGATGGTGCCCATCTACAGTTTGGACAGT TGGCTGGCCCTGCGCTATCCCAGTCTGGCCATCTACGTGGACACGTGCAGGGAGTGCTACGAGGCCTACGTCATCTACAACTTCCTGGTGTTCCTGCTGAGCTTCCTCAGTAACCAGTACCCCAGCCTGGTGCTGATGCTGgaggtccagcagcagcagcctcaccTGCCGCCGCTGTGCTGCTGCCCGCCGTGGGCCATGGGAGA gGTGCTGCTGTTCAGGTGTAAACTGGGAGTCCTCCAGTACACTGTGGTCAGACCCGTCACCACGGTGATAGCACT aATCTGTCAGCTCTGTGGGGTTTACGATGAAGCCAACTTCAGCTTCAGAAACGCCTGGTCCTACCTGGTCATCATCAACAACATATCACAGCTG tttGCGATGTACTGTCTGGTGTTGCTGTACCGAGCTCTCAAAGAGGAGCTGACTCCCATCAGGCCGGTGGGAAAGTTCCTCTGCGTCAAACTGGTGGTGTTCGTCTCCTTCTG GCAGGCCGTCTTCATAGCGTTCCTGGTGAAGGTCGGCGtgatctctgacaaacacaCCTGGGACTGGGACAGTGTGGAGGCCGTGGCTACCGGGCTGCAG GACTTCATCATCTGCATAGAGATGTTCCTGGCTGCCATCGCTCACCACTACACCTTCACCTACAAACCATATGTACAG GAAGCAGAGGAGGGCTCGTGCTTCGACAGCTTTCTGGCCATGTGGGATTtctctgacatcagagctgatGTCACAGAGCAGGTCCGCCATGCTG GTCGTACGTTCCTGGGTCGTCCCAACAAGATGTACTTCGGTTCGGTAGCTCGACCCGAACACACCGAGCACACCGGCCTCCTCACCGCGTCCCCCCCGGACACCGCCGCCGTGGCAGCCACATCGATGCCGTCCTCCCCGTCCTCCAGCGGGCGGTACCAAGGCCTCGGCCACACCCTCACCCCGCACTCTATCTCCGCCCCGGCGGGGTTCACCTCCTCGTCCTGGGACGACGACAGCAACGACTCCCCTCCTCGGGCGGGTGACATCACTGCGAGCACATAG